Sequence from the uncultured Draconibacterium sp. genome:
AGAGGATTTACAGTATAAAATTTGATCAAATCGAAAATGAATGGGCAAAACAAACATATATTAGCAATTGAAAATAATTAACGCTGCTCGCGCCGAATTGCAATCAACAAACTTTCAGCCAGCGGTGTTGGCACAAATAATCAATTATAAAAGAAAAATGAAATCTAAAGTTTATACACTGACATTTTTGTTATTGGCCTTAATTTCCTGTTCAAAAACGGAAACCTATCAGCTTTTGTCGCCTGACAGCGAACTCGGTATATCTGTTTCGAACCAAAATAATACGTGTAGCTTTTCGGTAACGTATAAAGGAGACACACTGGTTCAGCCATCTGCGTTGGGTTTACAGCTTATGGATAACAATTTCACGGAAAATGTTTCCCTTTCCGGCTTTTCCAAGAAGGAATTTGATGAAACATGGACAACAATAAACGGCAAACAATCGAGTGTTCGCAACCATTATAATGAATATGCCATTACGGTGGAAGCTGTTCATGATCCACAGCGATACTATTCGATTATTTTCAGACTTTATGATGACGGCTTTGCATATCGGTACAGCTTCCCTGAAGGTGCCATTGGCGATAGCCTGATAATAAATAAGGAATTAACAAGCATCAATTTTAACCGTGATTTTACCTATTGGGCAACCAATGGAGAGCGCCATAACCTGGGGCCAATCACAAGGTCGGAAAAAGAGCTTGAAAGTATCATCCCGCCGGTGGTGATGCAGTTTAGCCCCAAAAGTTTTATGGCCATTCATGAAGCTGAAATTGTTGAATTTGCACCATTTACTGTTAATGCCGCTTCAACCAATTATTCATTCTCATTTAACACCAACTACTCCAAACGCAGCCAATCATTTAATACCTCGTGGAGAGCCTTTATGCTGGGAGAGAGTGCTGGCGATTTGGTAGAATCAAACTTACTGGTAAACTTAAACGAACCTTGCAAAATTGAAGACACCTCGTGGATTAAGCCCGGCAGATCGTTATGGGACTGGCGTGTTTGGGGCTATAAAGCACCTGACGGTTACGAATATGGTTTAAATACCCGATCGCATAAAAGGCTAATCGATTTTGCCGCAGAAAACAACATTCAGTATTTATTAATCGATGCCGATTGGTATGGTGAAGAATTTAGCGAAAACTCCGATCCAACATCTGCCCGCGAAGGGATTAACATTGAAGAATGTATGGAATATGCATCGGGAAAAGGTGTTGGGATCATCCTGTATTTGAATGACGTAGGCGCAAAAAGGTTCGGACTGGAAAGAGTTTTAAAACAATTTTCAGACTGGGGAGCTGTTGGAGTGAAATACGGATTTATGACAGGGAGTCAGGAAGATAAGGTAAAACAAACCCGGAGAGTGGTTGAGTTATGTGCAAAATATAAGCTGATGGTGAATTTTCACGACAATCCCATTCCTCCAAGTGGCGACCGCAGGACCTATCCCAACCTGGTTACAAAAGAGTTTTGTCATGCACAGGCCGATGCTATGCGCTCCTACTTCCCGGAGACTGCTGTTAACCAGGTTCTGATTAATATGATTGCCGGACCAATTGACGCAACAAACGGATGGTTCGGTTTAAACAATGCGCATTCGCGGGTTAAGGTATTTCGGGAAATCCCCGGAACAGTGGTGGCAGAAGTTGCCAAATTAATAACAAACTACTCCGGCTGGATGGTAATGCCCGATAGCCCCGAGGAATATGCAAAAAAAGATGACTTATTTGAATGTGTACGAAATATGCCGCCTCAGTTCGATAGCTTTTTAGTACTTGATGCTAAACTGGATGAATTCGTTTGTGTTGCACGTAAAGCAGGAACAGATTGGTTTGTGGGGTCGTTATCCAACAGGGATGCACGCACCATAAAGCTGGATTTAAGCTTCCTGCCAATTGATAGAAAATATGAAGCAACTATCTATGAAGACGCAGACGATTCGCATTTTATGACCAATAAGGAGTCATATACTATACGAACACAATTGGTCGATTCAAAAAGTGAGCTTACTATTCGTCTGGCGCCGGGAGGTGGTAATGCCATCTATTTAAAAGATATTTTGAATGTAAAAGAATAACGAAACGGACATCGGAATTGTAAATGGCTGACGGATCAGGACGCACCAGCGGAGGCCGTAACCAGTTCTTTTGATACCTTTAGATTAAAAAAGAAAATAAAACGATTGGCAGAACCACTAAAACAAAGATTAATTATTCGGGCATCCGACTTGGAAAACTGAATTCTCAACGGCTTAATTATACTTTTTAGTCAAATTGCCCTTGTGTGCTAGCCAAAAAAACGGCACAACCGTATAGGAAGGCTATAAAATATTAGTAACAATGCTTCTTATGAAATCTGAAAAAAGCAACAGATTATTTTATAAACTCGGTGGAATAACCTGCATACTATTGATAGCTTATTCCCTGATTACAATGCTGATAATGGTATTTATAGGGACACCTCCAGAGACAATTGAAGAGTGTTTTTCAGTGTTACAGGAAAATAGATTTAATGGATTATTGCGACTTGATATCTTGACGGTTTTTGTAATGCCTCTTTATTATTTACTTTTCTATAGTTTATATTTAGCCCTTAAAAATACTGACAAAGAACTTGTTACAATTTCGACAATACTTGTATTTGCCGGATTAACACTATTTCTTGCGTCACCATCTGTGTTTTCTTATCTCCATTTGAGCGATAAATATGCTACTGCGGTAACTGAAGCAGAAAAAAATCAGTTGATTTCAGCAGGACAGGCTATACTTGCTTCCGATATGTGGCATGGAACCGGTGCAAGAATTGGTGGAATATTGATACAATTAGGAGCATTGTTGGTTTCTGTTGTAATGATTAAAGGCAATGTTTTTAATAAACTAACAGCATGGACCGGTATAATTACACATGGACTTGATTTTGCCCACATTATAATTGGATTTTTTCTTCCAACCTGGGGAGTTGTTTTAATGGCAATTGCAGGACCTCTTTATTTATTATGGTTTCCTTTAGTCGGAGTGAGATTCTTTAAACTTAACAGAGAATGAAAAGCCGGCACTCAACACTTTGTAAATTGCATTGCGGGGTTGGTGCGGTGTCGTTCGCTGGATTCTCGTTTCGCAGTTCCGTGTCCTTCGAAATTCGCAATAACAACTTATAGCCAGACCATTGTGTGGCAATTAAAAGTGAGGAAATCCTTTGTAAAAACGTATATTGGTTCAAAAATATAAATATGATGAAAGCATTTAATTTGTTCTTAATCAGTTTTATTATAGCAACTACCGTTGCTGTTGGCCAATCAAGTGATGAAATAAAAATCACACAATTAGAAAAACATTGGACTGAATTGCTCAATCAGGGAGACACAACCTCGTTATTAGAAATCTGGTCTGAAAACTACGTGGTAAACAATCCAAATGGTAAAATTGTAACCCCGAAGGAAATCGTTGCACTAATGAAAAGCGGGCATAAATTTCCATTGGTTGAAAGGATAATCGAGAAAATCACGTTCAATCAAAACATTGCAATTGTGATGGGTAAAGAATTACAACAACCCAAAAATATGACCATGAACCACGATGATTGGATTCCGCGGAGATTCACCAATGTTTGGATAAAAACAGAAGGAAAATGGAAACTGGCAGCAAGACAATCAACGCAAGTAAATTCACAATAGCGTTTAGTTAAAATATATTACCCCGCTCGCGCCGGTTTGCAATTCGGTAGCATTGAAATCAACAACTTTCAGCCGCTGGATGAGCTACGGATTACAAATTCCCACCAGCGTTGAAAAACTGAAAGTAAACAATGAGGCTGGACTTTATGTTTTGTCAATAGATGTTGTGTTAAAACATGTTACAGCTATACAAAAAAACAGTAAATTTAAAGGAATTTGCGAATCGAATAGAATATTCAAATTTATACGTATAAACTTAAAAAGAGCTTATTTATAACATTAAATGGGCCATATACCAAGCATTAAATGAATAGTTTATGAAGGCAGGCACACAGAACCAATTCTCGTATATTTCGATATGCTAAAGAAAATAGAGCTAATAAAAGATATGATCATTAACAGGATTGTAATTTTAACAACAATACTGTTATTACCTGCTTTAATTATGAGCCTGGCGCGGTATTTTACAACCGGCTGGGTAAATGTTTATTTATTTCATATTATTCTTTATTGCTTAATTTTACTAACCGCCATTTACAGAAAAAGAATAAAAACAAGCTATAAAATTGTATTTATAACGTTTATTTATTTTGCTATTGCAAATGTAGGTTTACTAACATGGTCATTAGGCGGAGCTTATTTCTATATTATTTTAGCAATTGCAATTTTAACCATTTTAACTAAACGCAAAACAACCTTAATATTAACGGCCATATTTCTGGGTATTTATTCAGTAATTGCTTACGGATTTATTTCCGGTTATTTATCCCCAAGCTTCGATTTGAATGTGCTGTCCCGAATGTCTTCTCATTGGATTTCCCAGTTTATCTCTTTGTTTTCACTTTGTATAATTTTTATTTATGGATTTGGGGATATTTATAAGGAATTGATTAGCACGCTGGAGAGTGAAAAAGTATTAGAAAAAAAATACCGAACTTTATTTGAGAGGGCTAATGATGCGATAACCTTATTAAAAGATGGAGTATTTTTTGACTGTAATGATAAAGCTTGTGAGTTATTTATGTATAGCAAGGAGGAGCTTATCGGCAAATCGGTTAAAGAGTTAAGCCCTGAATACCAAATTGATAATCAGAAATCAGAAGCTAAAGCATTAACCCTGGTAAAACTCACGCTCGAAGGATATCCACAACAATTTGAATGGCAACATAAAAGAGCAAATGGTGAAGTTTTTGATGTATCTATATCGTTAAATAGAATTGAACTACAGGATGAGGTTTATGTTCAGGGAATATTACATGATATTACAGAGAAAAAGAAGACTGAAGCAGAACTTACAAATTATAGAAATCACCTCGAAAAACTGGTTAATCAAAGAACTTTAGAATTAGAAGCAACCACAAAAAAATGGAAGTTAACAAGTGAAGACTTAACCAATAAGAACGAAATTATTGAAAAGCAAAATACTGAACTGCAATTAACATTAAAGCATCTAAAAGAAACTCAGGCGCAGCTTTTACAAGTTGAAAAAATGGCTTCATTAGGTACTTTAACGGCAGGAGTAGCGCATGAAATAAATAATCCGTTAAATTATTTAATGGGTTCTTATGTTGGCCTTTCGAACTATTTTGAGGAACACGGAAGTAAAGAAAAAGAAAAAACAGATGTGCTTATTAACAGCATTAATGTAGGAATTAATCGCATTTCCGGGATTGTGCAGGGATTAGAACAATTTAGCCTCAATAACGAGGGTATGGACGAAGATTGTGATGTCCATTCAATCATTGACAATTGCCTCGTGATGCTGCACAATAAATTAGATTACAATACAGAAATCATTAAGGACTTTTCAAAAAAACAAGTGATAATAGAAGGAAATATTGGGAAATTACACCAGGTTTTTTTCAATATTATTTCAAATGCCATACAGGCAATAGCTGAAGATGGCAAAATCGTTGTTAAAACTAAAACCGCTGATGAAAACATAATGATTGAAATTATAGATAATGGAATTGGTATTGATGAGAAATATTTGAAACAATTAACTGACCCATTTTTCACAACCAAGTCGCCGGGCGAAGGAACAGGACTTGGACTTTCTATCAGTTATTCGATAATTAAAGAACACAGCGGCACTTTAGAATTTAAATCTGAACCCAAAAAAGGAACTAACGTAATTGTAACTTTACCATTAAAACGATAAACAGCATGGATACAAAACCTAAAGTTTTATATGTAGACGATGAGCCCATAAACCTTCAGTTGTTTGAAATAAATTTCTCTAAAAAATACGAAGTTTATATCGCCCCAAATGGTTCTGGAGGGCTTGATATACTCGACAAACATCCGGATATTTCAGTAATTATTAGTGATATGAAAATGCCCGGAATGAATGGTATTGAATTCATCGAAAAGGCAAAAGAAAAATTTCCAAATAAAAGATACTATATCCTAACTGGATTTGAAATTACTCCTGAAATTAATTCAGCACTTGAAACTGGCCTTATTTTACAATATTTCAGAAAGCCTTTTAATTCAAAAAAAATAGAAGCGGTTATTGAAAACAAAATAATCGACTAAACGAATCTGGCAGAGATGTTTTAACAAATATTGTCGAATGTATTATTACTAATTCGTACATATATAGTGGTTTATATAAAAATGAAATTTAAAACTGCTGCCTGCTCAGTGCATAATGCAGCGCGGTGGCTGGTTGTGCTCCAAAATCCGCGCTGCAACATGTACCAATCGTCACAAAAACAATAATTCATATGGAATACCAGGGATCATGTTTATGCAAAGGAGTTCAATTCAAAATTACCGGTGAATTCAAAAGCTTTTATTTGTGCCATTGCAGCTATTGCCGGAAAGATACCGGATCGGCACATGCAGCCAATTTATTTTCAACCAGTGCTAAACTCGAGTGGATAAAAACGGAAACGGAGATCAGCTCTTATCAGCTCCCCGATAGCAATCATGCCAAAGCTTTTTGTGCCACATGTGGTTCAGCATTACCCAACTTACAAATGGGCGGCAGACTTTTGGTGGTTCCGGCCGGAAGTTTAGATACGAAATTGGAAAAACGTCCCGACGCACATCTGTTTATTTCGAGTAAAGCGGCATGGGATGAGGCGCTTGAGGAAATAAAAAAGTTTGAACGATTGCCGGAATAAAACCCGCCGGCGCCGGTTAGCAATCTGTGCCTCTTTGCCGTGATAATCCTTTGGCGTGGTGCTAAAAACAATTAGCTTTACATAAATCAATCGCGTATGCCACGAAACGTTGTATCAACACATATCAATAAGTTTAATGAAGCATTGGAACAGATTTGTTCTAAACCCGATGAACTTACCTACCGCTTAAACCCGGAAATAGGTTCGGGCGAGTTTAAGCACTACAAACGACCGAATTGGGATTTGTATATCGGCCGTTTTAAATTGATTGAAGATATACGTTTTCAGCGTTTACCTGCCCCCGAAGATGTGGGCTGCTATGGCATTTCGTTTCAGACCCTGGGCGATACGATAAACACGGCTAACTGGGAAAAACCGGGAATTAAAAAAGCAGCGGAAGGATTGGTTTTCCATTCCAACAACTCCAGTATAAACACGTTTTGGCACCGCAATACCGAGTGTAGTCTGGTGCATTGGTCGTTTAACCGCGAGTGGATGAAGGAAATTGAACACGAGCTTAATTTCCCGAAAATAATAGGGCAGAAGCTGGCAGAACATAAGAACCCCATGTTTCATGTGCCTTTATCAACCGATATGCGAGGTAATATCCGTCAAATGTTTTACCTGCCTTCAGAAATATACAGCGATTTTGTTGAACCTTATATTTACGGGAAATGTTTTGAGCTCTTTACACAAGCCTCCGGTCTAATCGCTCAGAATGCTAACAAGCAGGGTAAAAAACAACACATCCACCCCGATGATTTTAACCAGCTCGAGCAGGTGAAAATTCGTCTGATAAATAATTATCAGAATCCTCCTTCAGTAAACGAGTTGGTAGAGCAAACCGGAATGAGCAAGAGTAAATTACAACGTTTGTTTCATGCCACTTATAATACATCGGTATACCAGTTTATAAAAAATATACGTATGGAGAAAGCGATGGAATTGCTTCTTCAGGGCTATTCGGTTACCGAGGCCGGGTATGACATTGGTTATTCTTCCATCCCCAACTTTTCGGCAGCATTTAAAGAACATTTTAATCAGGCTCCGGGTAAAATTGTCTCGGGGTAAGCCTTATTTCAGCTTGAGCAGATTGATGTTTTCTATTACTAACACCGTCCTTTAGGGCGGTTAATCATAATCCTCTAATTCAGTTAGGTGGATTAAAAAGTGCTGATTCTATCCCTTTTGATCCCTTTCCATAAAACCTTGAATCTTTTCGATAAGAAGACCAAACGACTTCATAGCAACTTTGCAATGTGAAATTTAATTATTCATATTAAAAACATTGAATTATGAAACGTTTAGTATTAATTGGTTTGGTTGCACTGGGAGCTTGTTCAACCAACACAGAAAATGAAAATCAGTTAAAAACAACTTATCCATCGCCGTATATGGATGCAAAAAATACGGAGCTTTTTGAAATCCACAACGGCGCCCTGGTTACACAGGAAACAAAAGATTATTGGGATTTGGAAACGGATAGTCCGCAGCGGGTATCGTACGACGAAGAGATCATGGTTGAGGCAGCACCCGGAGTGTGGACTTATGGCTCGGAAAGTATTGTAAATTTGCATGTGGTGAAAGCACCTGAAGGCCTGATTATATTCGATACCGGAGATAACGACAAAGACGGCCTGAACTTTTACAAACACATACGCGAAGTTAGCGATGAGCCCATAAAAGCCATTGTGTACACTCACTCGCATTATGCACTTGGAGCCCGGGTTATTGTGGATGAAGAAGCAAAACGAGGCAACACCGATATTCTGGTTATCGGACATCCGAAATTGAACGAGGAATTGATAACCACGGGTGGTCTTGCAGCCTTGTATCCCGAGGTGTCGGGTGTATTATTGGCACGTTCGATGGAGCAATTTAATATGTTTGCACCCGTTGAAGGGCCCGAAAGCCGCTATAAAAATACGATTGTGCCCGGTAATGCAGGCGGTTATGTACCTGTAAATACGCCGGTAAACCATTTGCAAAAAATGAATGTGGCCGGATTAGACATGGTTTTCTACACCGAAGGCATTGCCACCGATACCCGAAACCAGGTATTGGCTTATTTTCCGGGTCAGAAGATTGTTGTGAACAACGTTTTGTGGGGATGGTTTCCGAATATCTATAGCATACGT
This genomic interval carries:
- a CDS encoding glycoside hydrolase family 97 N-terminal domain-containing protein, translated to MKSKVYTLTFLLLALISCSKTETYQLLSPDSELGISVSNQNNTCSFSVTYKGDTLVQPSALGLQLMDNNFTENVSLSGFSKKEFDETWTTINGKQSSVRNHYNEYAITVEAVHDPQRYYSIIFRLYDDGFAYRYSFPEGAIGDSLIINKELTSINFNRDFTYWATNGERHNLGPITRSEKELESIIPPVVMQFSPKSFMAIHEAEIVEFAPFTVNAASTNYSFSFNTNYSKRSQSFNTSWRAFMLGESAGDLVESNLLVNLNEPCKIEDTSWIKPGRSLWDWRVWGYKAPDGYEYGLNTRSHKRLIDFAAENNIQYLLIDADWYGEEFSENSDPTSAREGINIEECMEYASGKGVGIILYLNDVGAKRFGLERVLKQFSDWGAVGVKYGFMTGSQEDKVKQTRRVVELCAKYKLMVNFHDNPIPPSGDRRTYPNLVTKEFCHAQADAMRSYFPETAVNQVLINMIAGPIDATNGWFGLNNAHSRVKVFREIPGTVVAEVAKLITNYSGWMVMPDSPEEYAKKDDLFECVRNMPPQFDSFLVLDAKLDEFVCVARKAGTDWFVGSLSNRDARTIKLDLSFLPIDRKYEATIYEDADDSHFMTNKESYTIRTQLVDSKSELTIRLAPGGGNAIYLKDILNVKE
- a CDS encoding nuclear transport factor 2 family protein, translated to MMKAFNLFLISFIIATTVAVGQSSDEIKITQLEKHWTELLNQGDTTSLLEIWSENYVVNNPNGKIVTPKEIVALMKSGHKFPLVERIIEKITFNQNIAIVMGKELQQPKNMTMNHDDWIPRRFTNVWIKTEGKWKLAARQSTQVNSQ
- a CDS encoding ATP-binding protein, yielding MLKKIELIKDMIINRIVILTTILLLPALIMSLARYFTTGWVNVYLFHIILYCLILLTAIYRKRIKTSYKIVFITFIYFAIANVGLLTWSLGGAYFYIILAIAILTILTKRKTTLILTAIFLGIYSVIAYGFISGYLSPSFDLNVLSRMSSHWISQFISLFSLCIIFIYGFGDIYKELISTLESEKVLEKKYRTLFERANDAITLLKDGVFFDCNDKACELFMYSKEELIGKSVKELSPEYQIDNQKSEAKALTLVKLTLEGYPQQFEWQHKRANGEVFDVSISLNRIELQDEVYVQGILHDITEKKKTEAELTNYRNHLEKLVNQRTLELEATTKKWKLTSEDLTNKNEIIEKQNTELQLTLKHLKETQAQLLQVEKMASLGTLTAGVAHEINNPLNYLMGSYVGLSNYFEEHGSKEKEKTDVLINSINVGINRISGIVQGLEQFSLNNEGMDEDCDVHSIIDNCLVMLHNKLDYNTEIIKDFSKKQVIIEGNIGKLHQVFFNIISNAIQAIAEDGKIVVKTKTADENIMIEIIDNGIGIDEKYLKQLTDPFFTTKSPGEGTGLGLSISYSIIKEHSGTLEFKSEPKKGTNVIVTLPLKR
- a CDS encoding response regulator, with the protein product MDTKPKVLYVDDEPINLQLFEINFSKKYEVYIAPNGSGGLDILDKHPDISVIISDMKMPGMNGIEFIEKAKEKFPNKRYYILTGFEITPEINSALETGLILQYFRKPFNSKKIEAVIENKIID
- a CDS encoding GFA family protein; this translates as MEYQGSCLCKGVQFKITGEFKSFYLCHCSYCRKDTGSAHAANLFSTSAKLEWIKTETEISSYQLPDSNHAKAFCATCGSALPNLQMGGRLLVVPAGSLDTKLEKRPDAHLFISSKAAWDEALEEIKKFERLPE
- a CDS encoding helix-turn-helix domain-containing protein is translated as MPRNVVSTHINKFNEALEQICSKPDELTYRLNPEIGSGEFKHYKRPNWDLYIGRFKLIEDIRFQRLPAPEDVGCYGISFQTLGDTINTANWEKPGIKKAAEGLVFHSNNSSINTFWHRNTECSLVHWSFNREWMKEIEHELNFPKIIGQKLAEHKNPMFHVPLSTDMRGNIRQMFYLPSEIYSDFVEPYIYGKCFELFTQASGLIAQNANKQGKKQHIHPDDFNQLEQVKIRLINNYQNPPSVNELVEQTGMSKSKLQRLFHATYNTSVYQFIKNIRMEKAMELLLQGYSVTEAGYDIGYSSIPNFSAAFKEHFNQAPGKIVSG